Proteins encoded by one window of Paroedura picta isolate Pp20150507F chromosome 9, Ppicta_v3.0, whole genome shotgun sequence:
- the BAALC gene encoding brain and acute leukemia cytoplasmic protein — MGCGGSRADAIEPRYYESWTRETESTWLTNTDAEPQQPLPNGGAESGHAEAGLREAGSLEDGKYSQTCVLKSSVASGIAAAEKRTHCGTQCTTKPVSHTTGTSAPKQQNGFRTAEPKWDSKKKASKETTMNAAKKNRQMNSNRRVTKNCVN, encoded by the exons ATGGGCTGCGGCGGGAGCCGCGCGGATGCCATCGAGCCGCGCTACTACGAGAGCTGGACTCGGGAGACCGAGTCCACTTGGCTCACCAACACCGACGCCGAGCCCCAGCAGCCGCTGCCCAACGGCGGCGCGGAGAGCGGCCACGCCGAGGCTGGCCTGAGGGAAGCCG GAAGTTTGGAGGATGGCAAATACAGTCAGACCTGTGTCCTAAAGTCTTCAGTTGCAAGTGGTATAGCTGCGGCTGAAAAGAGAACGCACTGTGGTACGCAATGCACAACCAAGCCTGTAAGTCACACCACTGGAACATCAGCACCGAAGCAGCAGAATGGCTTTAGAACGGCAGAG CCCAAATGGGACAGCAAGAAAAAGGCTTCAAAAGAAACCACAATGAATGCTgccaaaaaaaacagacaaatgaATAGCAACAGAAGAGTGACAAAGAACTGTGTGAATTAA